In a genomic window of Physeter macrocephalus isolate SW-GA chromosome 14, ASM283717v5, whole genome shotgun sequence:
- the DBF4B gene encoding protein DBF4 homolog B, producing MGIVRGNDCLELESSMAESRLRAPDLGAQLGVSSCLGQCQKSSPDAGRQPFSGKSFYLDLPTGKNLQFLTGAIQQLGGVIEGFLSKEVSYIVSSRREAKAESSGTSHRGCPSPSEVTVETNPKGSRARPAQKAVDSVPLSRGKELLQKAIRKQGSGGGGGGGCGSSLLSNARSWGVRILHVDEMMMHVQQLSLDAPCVKKQGPKKPEGTCPAESRTRKVARLKAPFLKVEDESRKFRPFHHQFKSFPEISFLGPKDASPFEAPTTPGSSHHTREAKDQEPSQQSAACTVPKRKKGYCECCQEAFEELCGHLQSPQHRGFALEGRPYAEVDRIIAQLSHSFADIPIQASLPGQPGSLASDCDPLCPETPPPSQPSYLRAASPRRRKEDDHQAPGASEHDGTVGGMKAPAEPVESGKIPGPIASHQEPGGSADVFVDSRETPASRSPAYQCLLTSSGFAGLSSGPDLAPVGSKRKVQFPSGSAEKRPGVSWPQASFFVPRAPSPCGTRTAGGKHLLSLPLPGHEPRLLASLQPVCHQQTYLSLPGPCPGQPTDRPAEFWATQAPWPGGRWPPASKDSEGAASGPVSQRAEQLPSGPAAPGQLPAHLHSAVGTQTPGRPAESQATSLPPPLPASGGASCSQWFWTPQPLPVSQSQPEPSANRELLL from the exons gGGCTCAGCTAGGAGTTTCCAGTTGTCTGGGACAATGCCAGAAGAGCTCACCAGATGCTGGGAGGCAGCCCTTTTCTGGAAAGTCCTTTTACTTGGATCTGCCCACTGGCAAGAACCTCCAGTTTTTGACGGGAGCCATCCAGCAGCTGGGTGGG GTAATTGAGGGGTTTCTGAGCAAAGAAGTAAGTTACATCGTGTCCAGCCGCAGGGAGGCGAAGGCCGAGAGCAGCGGGACAAGTCACAGaggctgccccagccccagcGAGGTCACAGTGGAAACCAACCCAAAAGGCAGCCGTGCCAGGCCCGCACAGAAAGCCGTGGACTCG GTGCCTCTGAGTAGAGGGAAGGAGCTCCTGCAGAAGGCCATCAGAAAGCAG GGCAGCGGCGGCGGAGGCGGTGGCGGGTGCGGCAGCAGCCTCCTGAGCAACGCCCGCTCCTGGGGGGTGCGGATTCTCCACGTGGATG AAATGATGATGCATGTGCAGCAGCTGTCTCTTGATGCGCCATGTGTGAAGAAACAAGGGCCAAAGAAGCCAGAG GGAACATGTCCAGCAGAGTCAAGAACACGGAAAG TGGCCAGACTGAAGGCACCGTTCCTCAAAGTCGAAGATGAGAGCAG GAAGTTTCGTCCTTTCCACCATCAGTTTAAATCCTttcctgaaatttcttttctgGGACCCAAAGACGCAAGTCCCTTTGAGGCCCCGACGACTCCGGGCAGCTCGCACCATACCAG agaAGCCAAGGACCAGGAGCCAAGCCAGCAATCGGCCGCCTGCACGGTGCCCAAGAGGAAGAAGGGGTACTGCGAGTGCTGCCAAGAGGCCTTCGAGGAGCTGTGCGGG CATCTTCAGAGCCCCCAGCACCGGGGCTTTGCCCTGGAAGGCCGCCCGTACGCCGAAGTGGATCGGATCATCGCCCAGCTGAGCCACAGCTTTGCGGACATCCCCATCCAGGCCAGCCTCCCCGG GCAGCCAGGCTCCTTGGCTTCCGATTGTGACCCTCTGTGTCCTGAGACTCCGCCTCCCAGCCAGCCCTCCTATCTCAGGGCAGCATCTcccaggaggaggaaagaagacgATCACCAGGCCCCAGGTGCCTCAGAGCACGATGGGACAGTGGGCGGCATGAAAGCACCAGCTGAACCTGTGGAGTCTGGCAAGATACCTGGACCAATAGCAAGCCACCAGGAGCCGGGAGGGTCGGCTGATGTCTTTGTGGACTCCCGAGAGACACCAGCGTCCAGGAGCCCTGCTTACCAGTGCCTGCTGACCAGCTCTGGATTTGCTGGACTCTCCTCTGGCCCAGACCTGGCACCTGTGGGCAGCAAGCGGAAGGTTCAGTTCCCCAGTGGCAGTGCCGAGAAGAGGCCAGGGGTGTCCTGGCCACAGGCCTCCTTCTTCGTCCCGAGAGCCCCCAGCCCCTGTGGCACCAGGACAGCCGGTGGCAAgcatcttctctcccttccccttccaggCCATGAGCCCAGGCTTCTGGCCTCCCTCCAGCCCGTGTGCCACCAGCAGACCTACCTCTCCCTCCCGGGCCCCTGTCCCGGGCAGCCCACAGACAGGCCAGCCGAGTTCTGGGCCACACAGGCCCCCTGGCCTGGGGGAAGATGGCCCCCAGCATCTAAGGATTCTGAGGGCGCAGCCTCTGGCCCTGTCTCCCAGCGGGCTGAGCAGCTCCCCAGCGGCCCCGCAGCTCCAGGCCAGCTGCCAGCCCACCTGCACTCAGCTGTGGGCACACAGACCCCAGGAAGACCTGCAGAGAGCCAGGCTACCTCTTTGCCCCCGCCCCTTCCAGCCAGCGGCGGGGCCAGCTGCTCCCAATGGTTCTGGaccccccagcctctccctgtcTCCCAGTCCCAACCCGAGCCCAGTGCCAACAGAGAACTACTCCTATGA